In the genome of Paenibacillus sp. GP183, the window AGCCCTGCGAAGTGGAATTTACTGCAAGCGTATTGCCTAACTCTTGATGCAGTTTATCCATATGATACGATAGATCATGAAAGGCCCGTTGGTACTGATTCTCCGCTTTAATCAATATAGAGTTTTTGTCCTGATGCTCCTTGTACCCCCATACCGCTGTTCCGATAAAAGCAACTGCCAGGATGGGAAACAAGGCCATGCTTAGCCTACGATATATCATTGGATGGAGTTCCCCTTTCTTTTGCGTTAACTTGCGTTAGTTTTTGCCTGCTCTTGAAGCTTTATGCATCTGTTACGATGATGAGGGCAAAAAAAAGAAGCCGTTCCCGGGAAGGAACGGCTTATTCCGGTTCGGTCTCCACTTCAAAATCATCTTCATTATTGCAAATACACTGCCGAAAACCGGTTTCTATCTTACCTTTACCTTGCTTGCCTTTAAGGACGAAACGTTCGCCGCATTGCCTGCAGCGGATCGTGACTTTGACTCTGTGATTCTGCATAAGCACCCTCCCGTATGTCATCCGCAGAAAAGAAGGGGGAATTCTGCGGATTCTTTCGATTAGGATGCCCTTTTCAGACGATTTTAACCTCATCCTCACGTTGTATGGCTCGCAGCGGCGACCTCGCATTGGCTCTTTCCACTTTCCAAAGCGTGCGAAGCCACAAATAGGTCATAAAAGGGATCATCACCCAAGCCCAATAGGATTTGGCAACGAGCAGCACATAATCGAAGGAGCCATGCCAGAAGATAGGCAGGAGCAGAGAAGCCCACATATATTTATAGGAATGATCAGGATCGAATTTGGCTTTCCCTAAATAATAACCCATCATCACACCAAAAAGCGCATGTCCAGACACGGGCAGCAGGGCTCTGATCATCAGGGTGGAAAAATTTGACCCATTCATAAAGGCATAAAATACATTTTCCAATGTTCCGTAACCCAAGCTTACAGCAACGGCATATACAATTCCATCATAAGGCTCATCAAAGGAAGTATGACGGTAAATGATATGGTACAAGACGAACCATTTGAGAAATTCCTCTAACCCGCCTGACCATAGAAATGCGGTAGTGAAATTGTTTTGCCCCAATTCTTGAATGAACGCCTGCTGCAGAGCAAGGGACGGGAAAACAAGGATGATGCCAAATATAAACATCCGAATCACCAGATGAATGGGTTCGGTCTCGTATCGATCCTTCAAATAAAAATAAACAAGGAGAGAGATTCCCGGTGCAATGGCTGCCATTATAACGGGCAGTATATTCAATTGAGGTCTCCCCCTTTCCGTTACGTAATTTGCAGGTCGACTTAGCTATACCCACCCTCTGAAACGAGAGGCTTCAGCCATTTTTCTTGCTCCAACCATATATGCGGCTAAACGCATATCAACCCCGCGTGTGATATGTACATTATAGACATTTTCAAACGATTTTTCCATGAGTTCTTGCAGCTTGGCATGAACTTCAGCTTCTGTCCAATAATAGCCTTGATTGTTTTGCACCCATTCAAAATAGGAGACAACCACACCGCCGCTGCTGGCAAGCACATCTGGAACAAGCAATATGCCGCGTTCCGTCAAAATTTTTGTAGCTTCCAATGTAGTGGGGCCGTTCGCCGCCTCT includes:
- the prsW gene encoding glutamic-type intramembrane protease PrsW, with amino-acid sequence MNILPVIMAAIAPGISLLVYFYLKDRYETEPIHLVIRMFIFGIILVFPSLALQQAFIQELGQNNFTTAFLWSGGLEEFLKWFVLYHIIYRHTSFDEPYDGIVYAVAVSLGYGTLENVFYAFMNGSNFSTLMIRALLPVSGHALFGVMMGYYLGKAKFDPDHSYKYMWASLLLPIFWHGSFDYVLLVAKSYWAWVMIPFMTYLWLRTLWKVERANARSPLRAIQREDEVKIV